A stretch of the Deltaproteobacteria bacterium genome encodes the following:
- a CDS encoding LysM peptidoglycan-binding domain-containing M23 family metallopeptidase, protein MKFNIRLGILIPVIMLVAACAQSGGVRRDSGAPGHPGYSADFGGVYHTVEKGQTLWRIAKSYGVELETLQWVNGIEDVTAIPVGRKLFIPGARRVLHVEPYHPGRVPAPSPGVIRIAWPLTASPSSGFGPRKGKNHQGIDLPAPIGTPVRAAADGKVVYSGHGMKGYGNVVVLKHAREISTVYAHNSVILVKMGDRVKKGQIIARVGKTGWATGPHLHFEVRLRGVPENPLAYLPRTS, encoded by the coding sequence GTGAAATTTAATATTCGACTGGGCATTCTGATTCCTGTTATCATGCTCGTGGCCGCTTGCGCCCAGAGCGGGGGAGTACGCCGGGATAGCGGGGCTCCAGGGCACCCGGGATACTCTGCGGACTTCGGAGGCGTTTATCACACCGTGGAAAAGGGCCAGACCCTCTGGCGTATTGCGAAATCCTACGGGGTGGAACTAGAGACCCTTCAATGGGTTAACGGTATTGAGGATGTCACGGCCATTCCGGTTGGCCGAAAGCTCTTCATACCGGGGGCCAGGAGGGTTCTGCATGTCGAGCCCTATCACCCCGGCCGGGTGCCGGCGCCTTCCCCGGGGGTCATCAGGATCGCGTGGCCCCTCACAGCTTCTCCTTCCTCCGGGTTCGGGCCCAGGAAGGGGAAAAACCACCAGGGTATCGATCTCCCTGCACCCATCGGGACACCCGTCAGGGCGGCGGCCGACGGAAAGGTGGTCTACAGCGGCCATGGCATGAAAGGATACGGAAATGTGGTTGTCCTCAAACATGCCCGGGAAATATCGACTGTTTATGCTCATAACTCGGTCATCCTTGTGAAGATGGGCGACCGTGTCAAAAAGGGGCAGATCATTGCCAGAGTCGGCAAGACCGGATGGGCGACGGGGCCCCATCTCCACTTTGAGGTACGCTTGCGTGGGGTTCCCGAGAATCCTTTGGCGTACCTTCCACGAACCTCTTGA
- a CDS encoding DedA family protein — MSGLVQWVIAWSQSPSSVIALFGLAFAESSFFPIPPDVLLIAMALIRPKEAFVFALVCSAGSLLGGIFGYFLGWLGGRPLLHRLFSEAKINMVRDAYEKYEVWAIGIAGFTPIPYKVFTLSAGTFAIPFLPFATVSAISRSARFFLVAGSIFFWGEEMKVLIERYFNWFTLVFVALLLGGFLILKPLFKGNRRQTEEN; from the coding sequence AGCGTCATTGCCCTCTTCGGGCTGGCTTTCGCGGAATCCTCGTTCTTTCCCATTCCTCCTGACGTGCTGCTCATCGCCATGGCCCTGATTCGTCCCAAGGAGGCTTTTGTCTTCGCCCTTGTCTGTTCCGCCGGGTCCCTTCTCGGGGGTATATTCGGATACTTCCTGGGTTGGCTGGGAGGGCGGCCATTGCTTCACCGGCTTTTTTCCGAGGCGAAGATCAACATGGTCAGGGACGCCTATGAGAAGTATGAGGTGTGGGCTATCGGCATCGCGGGCTTTACCCCCATTCCCTACAAGGTATTCACCCTGTCGGCCGGCACCTTTGCCATCCCGTTTCTGCCGTTTGCCACGGTCTCGGCCATAAGCAGAAGCGCCCGGTTTTTCCTGGTGGCGGGGTCCATATTCTTTTGGGGTGAGGAGATGAAGGTCCTTATCGAGAGGTATTTCAACTGGTTCACCCTGGTTTTTGTGGCGCTCCTTCTGGGCGGGTTTCTTATCCTGAAGCCCCTTTTCAAAGGGAACAGGCGGCAGACGGAGGAGAATTGA